From a region of the Bermanella marisrubri genome:
- a CDS encoding RDD family protein, whose translation MTQHSEEKNLIPASPLVRLAAFLYDSLLIVAVWFLLGGIVVAINGGEGVEANNPIMPALMFLSWVWFNLHFWRRGGQTLGMRAWRLTLYSTTGKPLTLLQGLLRLVMAVPAFALAGLGYFWIWFDKDNLAWQDRYSETKVMREPKK comes from the coding sequence ATGACGCAGCATAGCGAAGAAAAAAACCTCATCCCTGCGAGCCCATTAGTTCGGCTTGCAGCCTTTCTCTACGATAGCCTGCTAATCGTTGCCGTTTGGTTTTTACTAGGTGGTATTGTCGTCGCGATCAATGGCGGTGAAGGCGTAGAAGCCAATAACCCTATTATGCCAGCGTTAATGTTCCTAAGCTGGGTTTGGTTTAATCTGCACTTTTGGCGCAGAGGAGGGCAAACCCTTGGTATGCGTGCATGGCGATTAACGCTTTATAGCACAACAGGTAAACCGCTGACTTTATTGCAAGGACTATTAAGACTGGTGATGGCCGTACCCGCTTTTGCATTGGCAGGATTAGGATATTTCTGGATCTGGTTTGATAAAGACAATCTTGCTTGGCAAGACCGTTATAGCGAAACCAAGGTCATGCGGGAACCTAAAAAATAA